A stretch of DNA from Telopea speciosissima isolate NSW1024214 ecotype Mountain lineage chromosome 5, Tspe_v1, whole genome shotgun sequence:
atgcgtctgtgcattgactaccgtgagctcaacaaattaacaatcaagaaccggtatcctttgcctaggatcgatgacctattcgatcaactacaggtGCTAAGGTGTTCTCGAAAATTGATCTCGGTCGGGTACCATCGATTGAAGATCGAAATAGTGATATCGGCAAGACAAGATTcgagatctcgctatggtcattatgagttcttggtcatgtcctttggGTTGACCAATGCCCGGCGAcgcctttatggagttgatgaaccgggtgttccacgatgttctagacaagtatgtcattgtcttcattgatgacatcttggtctattccaagagcgaggaggagcatgcGAGACCATCTCCTCCTAGTATTGCAACGCCTAAGGGAGAAGCGGTTGTACGCCAAATtcgtaagtgtgagttttggctacaacagtGGTCAGGACACCTTGTTTcggtaagggtatagaggttgaccctggcaaggtgaagtcgaGTTGTTCGGGcgatacccaagaatgtggTGACATTCGTAGTTTCTGGGACTAGTGGCTAttacaggagatttattgagaacttctcaaggctctcgCTCCTATGACACGgctgacccgaaagggagtgaagttcgagtggtcgaTAGgtgtgaaaagagcttccaagagctcaagCGGAGCTGGTTTCCGCTCCGgtacttaccattcctaatggatgctggagggatggtagtctacgATGATGCATCTAaattgggcttgggttgtgttctaatgcaagatgggaaggtagtagcctatgcttctcggcaattgaaggactatgagaagaattacccgacccatgatttggagctttatTGTGGTTTTCGCTCGAAGATCcggagacattatttatatggtgagaagagcgaaatatacggtgatcacaagagcctcaaatacttctttacacaaaaggagctcaatatgaggcgcgacggtggttggagttgttgaaagattatgattgtactatccattaccaccaggcaaggcaaatgtagtagcggatgcgcTGAGCCGAAAATCTCAGTCCTTGTCTGGCATCACTAGCGATCGATGAGAAACTCATtgaggaagctagaaggatggaccgGAATTCttggttgatggtgttaccttatctctatcaGCTTTATCAAGACAATCCACACTGGTAGGGCGAATTCAATCAGCCGAGCTTCgatgaggagattcaaaaggttagtgaggctatcaagggggaCACGCGCGAGGAACTGGATTTTTCTTTAGCagagtggtgttctcatgttcggacaacggctatgtgttcctagtaaccctcgttgaggaaggaagtgttaggcgaggcccatgactctcctattctattcatccaggtagtacgaagatgtatagagatcgAAGGAATATTcttggtggagtggaatgaagaggatgtggctgagtatgtggcaaaatgtcttacttgtcgGCCAGTGAAGGCGGACGAGACAatgacctcatggcctcttacgGTCATTGCCTGTTccgagtggaagtgggagcatgttaccatggattttgtcacggGTTGCCCGcacgcctagaggtgtcgataccatatgggttgtcattgagattgacaaagacggctcacttcatccccatgaagattacctattcgatggacaagtggctcgcttgtacattgataatgtagttcgtctACACGGAGTTCTGTcagcatcatctccgatcgggatcccATTTACATCTAAGTTCGGGGGTTTTCGAAGGCAATGGGTACATCgttgagttttagtacagccttccaccctcaaaccgacggacgatcggagaggactattcgagacattggaagatatgctccgagcttgtgccattgatatgcggGGCAGTgggacgagcatctctcacttattgagtttgcttacaataacgaTTACCAgctactataggcatggcaccgtttgaggctcagtatgggaagaagtgtcggacaccgttatattgggacgaagtaggtgaacgtcgtattcttggacccgagttgattcagcaacatgcgagaaggtggacttgattcgtgagcggatcaaggcgCTCGATCAGCGAGCGAAGGGTTATGCGAGACTTGAGGCGGaaagaccttgagttcactattggcgataaagtgttccttaaggtatcaccctccaaaggggtgatgcgtttcacaagaagggcaagcgagtccgagatttatagggccttttgagatccttgcacggattggaccggtggcatatcggttagcactccctccatctttagaaggtgtgcatgacgtcttccacgtgtccatgttgaggaagtatgtccatgatccaagccatgtattgacgcATGAACCACCAGAACTTGCTgacatgtcctataaagagttgctgaaaagattttggacaaaggttgttcatcttcgcaaccgcccattcattatgtgaagataaaatggtACAACCATCaggaagaggaagcttcttgggaggcagaggtagagatgcgggcgaaatacccttttcttgcctatctacaaggtacgtcaaatttcgaggatgaaatttcttataaggtgggggatgttatacccattcgggatataattaaataacatttcttctcgtgacgtgtagataccgtgCCATGTAtcggtgacctgttctccatgatggtcaaacctagctacaaaatcgttgaccacaagacgggtttgctgtggaggaaagattcctcaaccgcctgATGGGAAAGTTCGTTGCTGGCGaccgtcgactaccctccaagtaccagcccggaagcgaggagttcggGAGAGAGCATCCCGGACCGTCACCTGGTTGGAtaattcgttcggtgatgagcttagcattgccgtagtggcgaagctgttcgggtcatgggtaataaaccatgacggggaaaagtaagttctagcctcaagacttattaattattcttcccttggtaacctcgaagtgcgggtccgggcttgaaccgctcgagctatttcatgagagaagggaataatttaagttcgggtcccacgtacctttaggaagtacattggggacttatacccatctcatatgaacccatctaagaatgggcttttccctaattaaagttgtgggcaggcccatttaacctattgacccaatgatgggttattccatccacttacccacatagaactaatgggttgacccattaagcctcatgacccatttgactagaggtacccaaatacccatttattataaatgagtccatgagggagagagagaacattacttctccttcatcattctcttctaccctaaatcgtggaggagagaaagaggagagaaagaggagagaaagaggagagaaagagaaagaggaaggagagagaggcttggaggaaggtggagaccccatctcttgggccataaatcgtggagctctctcatcttgggggtaggtaagctattgaaccttcttccttcttctattttggattttaaaaggggttgggtaatgggagagattgacctagatctctcttggaacctagggagtcgatggagcattaaagccaagctatggtggagttatttcactccattatgagctctaatgtaagggttctcattgccatttgagagatttaaggttggaccctaatgagcttaggatggagtttcctagaagtccttgtgctttaaaaccacttgaaatggggtccttgaggggaatccttcggattttggaccgaAGGTGTGAGGTTTACATGTGGGTtgcactgcaagaaaccacccgaaattaccttccgtgaaggcccctgtgaaggtcggatttacactcggtttcattttcaaaccacatccgcatccgaccttgaccaaaattgtcctgagccccgtgaaggtcggatttacactcggtttgtttacaaaaccacatccgcatccgaccttgactaaaagcgTCCCCGAACCccgggtttcctaggatttacatgtggttgcagaatttgggcatgaaaccactcccgcaaccactttgtttcgaaaccttatacttaagtgattatgggagaccttttggggatcctttccttcgctcgtttaaccttatttcactctttgtataggttaatatattcatttttgtggcttattgcttgatcgaggcgacaaccgataatcttggtgcttggcgtatacgttgtgagtgggtttggttgtttgggcttattattattattgcactatatattatgtactcattataattaataagcatgtttcgcatattgcataattttatatctatttgttataatgttgattggtaatattgtaccttgatgggtctcggtgcatGTGGGTACGGTGCgaacccgaacactatatacatttatgaagaaattatgttgaatgtcatgttgaatctgTATAAAGTGCCGTGCGTCTTGGGTAAGGCACTAAACCAGAttaaagttgatgcgcccggattaccctctcggggacgataggacttgcatgtagtatattgtggctaggatttcacacccttatgctacgacccttaccaacaggggtttaggtgttgggtaatcgcacaccggattctcgtggaggtgggagaggccaccatggtagtattggttatcgggtcctgccaccgagtggtcttggaggcttcgatcggcgtaggtcccacgtgacaattgaggtttcattgtggcgataagttaagtgacccacagtgtctcccgagttgtcacagtagcatatgccattgacttaattgtttgttaggtggaaaatggacttaacatgtgcatgcatcattggactatgtgaattgcgtgtttgtgcatccccatcccctcggctcggtggagctaactcctcgtgcgcacacttttttagattatgatgcggtgacggatatctcgcgggacttggagttcagccctaggatacgatgagatcggtgaggaggaaccagaggccgtgtttgaggaacatggcgcggtgtccttgcgatgattgtgcctacggccgtgaggatattcggactcgatcccttttgattacttttgaggctaaggcctatggtgaaatacttacggtaataccatttttgatagttattagatggtcattggaaatgtaactaattctgtatttatcatctagcctttgaacatcttgtaactattcgatttatacgcttcgcAATACTActcgatccttggaatgtaatattcctttttccGCGATCTAAtgttatattgtgttaatattgatcatgactgtgcgttgggacactgcgTCGGTGATCCgagcggtttagtaggatgacacgcgtcgtcctaatcaccctttatatgatattatattccttggctggaataggggcgtgacagtgGGAACATGCTCCTAGTGGAATCCCGCACTAATCTCTAAGAATAAAACCAAGACCTCCAGAAGATGCTTCCAATGACCATGCTGCATCACAATTTAGCTTGACAAAATTGGATGGGGGGGGGGCATCTACTTGAGACTAAGGAGGGACAAAAGACCCTGCTGCATGAATGGGggaagatgccttgatcaccTCCCAAAATTCACTCCAGAGTCCACACCATTTCctctttggtgaagacatccaTTGGAGTtaaggttttgttttttaaaaccaaCTCGTTTCTAACCAACCACAAGTGCCAGCACACAGAAAGTGAATAAATTAAAAATGGGGCGTTGTTCTTTGTGTCGTAGTGCAAattgcacccaggcacatggaggtgggcacaatgaccaccctgcccccttgcacaggctgcccatgtgcctgggcatgGGCTTCGCTGCGGCacaagaacattctcccattaaAAATCTATGCACTTCTTGCTCTGTTTGGAAATTGAAATTGCAGCAAAGCATCACCAGGGACAATTTCCTGCGCACAACTTTTGCAACAAAATGATTTATGAAAACATGAACTTTTAATGGATATCTTCGAAGTCCATATAACTTTCCAAACGGGGCTTAAGACAACgaaaacacacacaccccccctAACAGGGTTTTGCTAGCCGCCTGACGGTCTCTGGAATCTTCCCATGAGGGGTGGCCCCACACGGAAAACGCGTAATCTAGAGAGTAGAGCTCGGGAAAAAATCAAATGCCCCAAATTTCCTGAAATTTGATTGGAAGCATCTAGCCACGTCATATTGTTATCACATTTAGATTCTGAATGACATGGCTTCTGACGTTAACCTTTCCAGAAACACGTGGCTTGACATGAGACACAAGATTGTTCCTCCTTGACGTATATAATACCAAAATCCGACCAACACAGTCTCACATTTAATTATTGGAAATGATACGAGACACACAGAAACAAAACCCAATACATTCCCATCAATGCCATCGTTCTTTCCCATAAAATCCGGAGTCCCGGTTCTTAATCTTCGTCATTTAGCCAATCATAAGCTGCCATTTCAACACGTGTTGTTTCCGTACTTGAAACACAAAACTGTCAACGATAAAAGGTCGCCCCCACCATTAAAATAGTTGAAGCTTCCCAAGCACGCTTTCACTTCCCCGCTCTCTCTCTGGTTTGTGCCAGGTCTTTTAACCTCTTCGCTCTCGTATTATATTTATGAATCGGAATAGAAGAAGCGAATCAACGATCTCAGTCTCCCATTCATGGGAGACCCTAACCCTAAGAACGTGAGAGCAATTCCGATCTCAATCCCACCTGGTTTTCGGTTCTATCCTACCGAGGAACAGCTTCTCTGTTACTACCTTACTAACAAGAACAACTGTGCCGAGCGTCATGAGTGtgatctctcttttccttctatttctGATGTCAATTTCTCGCCTTTTGGATTAGTTATGGttaaggaaattgatttgtatgGCTACGATCCTTGCGACCTTCCTGAAATTGCGTGCTTTCCTTACGGTCGCGGTGGGAGTAGGAAGCATTGGTATTGCTTTACGGCAAAGGTATCTACTGAACGTTTGAGGAGGAAGGCTAGAGGTGGGTTTTGGAAGATGAAAGGACGAGCACGGGATATCCTGGGTGGGAAAGAAGGACCTGTTTTGGGGAAAAGAAATACTTTCGTGTTCTACCGCAGGAATTCGTCGCTTACAATGAAGACTGATTGGGTTCTCTATGAGTATGCACTCGTCGACCATCTCAAGGTTAGAGGAAAATTCCTATCTCCCGTTCCTTTCTCTTGAATATGATTTTTTTCCGATTGAAGAGAGTAAAATTTTGGCTTGGTTGTTGTGAGATGCTCGATTTTGTTTTAGGTTTCGAAAATGTTGTAGGTTTGTAGCTGAACGTGAAATTTAGGTATTTGGCTAAGTAGTCATCGCTAGT
This window harbors:
- the LOC122660833 gene encoding NAC domain-containing protein 68-like; translation: MGDPNPKNVRAIPISIPPGFRFYPTEEQLLCYYLTNKNNCAERHECDLSFPSISDVNFSPFGLVMVKEIDLYGYDPCDLPEIACFPYGRGGSRKHWYCFTAKVSTERLRRKARGGFWKMKGRARDILGGKEGPVLGKRNTFVFYRRNSSLTMKTDWVLYEYALVDHLKDSFTLCRVFFKSHPGNKIAEHIPSSCIDKSIAAMHNTDVDAHNKQHDRASGSGIGEVLVAGIGEVLVHAETSFGTDNDIQGLPMKSTSEPCDSILAQQASDDGFRFPMTIPQLDQLVESSNGIVSGSSRSTICVGIMTDQLISNSVILEGDFIELNDLISPLPDVDS